The genomic window GTATTTTTTTAGGTGCTGCTATGGTAGCAACTAGTGTTGGTATTACTGCTAGAGTGCTAGCATCTTTAGGTGTTTTAAGTACACAGACTAGCCAAGTAATTATGGGTGCTGCTGTTATAGATGATGTGCTAGGGCTAATAATTTTAAGCATAGTTAGCAGTATGGCTAAAGGTAAAATTAATTATGGTGAGCTAATTCTTACAGCAGGTCTTTCAATTGGGTTTACTTTGTTTATGGTTTTTGTTGGTACAAAGCTAGTTAATAAAAGTCGTTCATCTCTTGAACGCTTAAAAATTGGACATGCCTTTTTTATCTTTGGATTAATACTTTGTTTAGGACTTTCTTTACTTGCCACTTATGTTGGAGTTGCTGCAATTATTGGTAGTTTTCTGGCAGGAATGGCACTATCTGAATCTACAGAAGACACAGAACTACATCTACAATCAGGCGCGGTAATGGAATTTTTACTTCCGTTTTTTTTAGTTGGAATAGGCTTACAACTAGATTTAACAGTTTTTAAGGATAAACAAGTAATAATACTAACTATACTAGCAACTATTATTGCAGTTATAACAAAATTAATTGGTTGTGGTTTGGCAGCCTTGCCAATGGGTCGGCGACAAGCTTTGCAAATTGGTATGGGAATGGTGCCACGTGGCGAAGTAGGAATAATTGTTGCTCAAATAGGTTTAGGCTTAGGGGTTATGTCCTCTGCTCTTTATGGTGTGGTTGTTTTTATGTCTGTAGCAACTACATTAATTGCACCTCCTTTTCTTGTCCAACTTTTTAAGGATACTAATAACAAAATAATTAAAGAAGCAAAAGATCAAGTAATAGAGTCTGACCAGGATCTTTCACCCATAGAATAAATAAATTTTAGGGGAACTTATGGAAAGTACAGATAATGAAGTAAATAATAATCTAGTCAATGAAGTTATTAATAATGTTGAAAAAAGCAATATTGAAAAAAGTAATTCAAATTTTGCTGGTTGGGGAACAACACAGAAAATTGAGGATATTGGCTCAGAGCATATTAAGGTTACTCATTTGGATTCTGGATTAGCTCATAAACTAGGGGAATGGAAATCTACAGCTATTTGTGGTAATGATATTACTTCAAGTTGTCTTTATGTTTCAGCCCTTTGTGCTATTTATGCTGGCCCCTATGCCCCTGTTGCACTGGCTTGTGTTGCAGTAGTTTTATATTTATTTCGTAATATTTATGCAGAAGTTGGTCTAGCACTACCTCTAAATGGAGGGGCATACAATGTACTACTTAACACTACAACTAAGGCAAAAGCTTCTATTGCCGCTTGTTTAACGCTGCTTTCCTATCTAGCTACGGCTGTAATTAGTGCTAATGAAGCAATGCACTATGCACATAATCTTTGGCATGGATTAAATGTTTTTTGGGCAACTATTATTTTATTAGGTATTTTTGCAATACTTAATTTAATTGGTATTAGCGAATCAGCAATTGTAGCCCTATTTCTTTTTGTTTTTCATATAGCTACTTTGGTTTTACTCTCGTTTTGTGTCTCTATTCTTTTATTTAAGGATTTATCAATATTTTGGTCTAATTGGCAAACTCCTACACCTGATGGAATACTAAAAGCTATCTTCTTTGGCTTTTCTGCTGCAATGCTAGGTATTAGCGGTTTTGAAAGCTCTGCAAACTTTATTGAAGAACAACAACAAGGCGTTTTTCCTAAAACCCTTCGTAATATGTGGATTGCTGTTGCAATATTTAATCCACTAATTAGCCTTCTTTCTCTAGGTATTCTGCCATTAAGTCAAATAGCTAATCATAAAGAGGACTTGCTTGCTCAAATGGGTCTACTTTCTGCTGGTCGATGGCTACAAGTTTGGGTCAGCATTAATGCTGTTTTAGTACTGTCAGGTGCGGTTTTAACTAGTTATGTTGGTGTAACTGGTCTAATTCGTCGCATGGCTTTAGACCGTTGTTTACCTCAATTTCTTTTAGAGGAAAATAAATGGCGTAGTACAAACCATTGGATAATTTTGCTGTTTTTTGCTCTTTGCTGCTCGGTTTTAGTAATTACTGGCGGCAGAATAGAAACTTTAGCTGGTGTTTATACCCTTTCATTTCTTTGTGTTATGGCATTATTTGCTGTTGGTAATATGTTGCTTAAAATAAAACGTGACCGGCTACCGAGGGAAATCCGCGCTAGCTGGGGAGCAGTTGCTATTGCTTTTATTGCTGTGATAATTGGTCTAATAGGTAATTTACTAATTAATCCTGCTTATGTAAGAGTATTTCTTATTTATTTTGGAATAGCATTTTTAGTTGTAGAAATAATGTTTCTACGTGTTCAAATATTAAAAGCCATTTTAGCTATTTCTCAAATGATGGTTGAAAAAGTCAATTATCTTAATCAAAAGATTGCTAACACTATTATTTCAGGAATTAATCAAATTAATAATCAAACTGTAATCTTTTTTAGTAGAGGTGATAGCCTTCCTACACTTAATCAAGCTGCTCTTTATGTACTGCAAAATGAACAAAGTAAAAGGCTTTTAGTGCTACACTGTTATGATACAGAAGAAGATATACCTAAAGAATTTGTAGGACAGCTAAATATTATTGATCGTATTTACCCTGAGCTAAGAATTGATTTGATAATGATTAAAGGAAAATTTGGCCCTGAACTTATAGAAAAAGTTTCTAAACGCTTAAAAGTACCAAAAAACTATATGTTTATAGGTACACCTAGCGACCGTTTCCCACATAATATTGCTGAACTTGGAGGAGTAAGACTAATAATGTAGCTAAAAATAGTTCTAGCTAACTCTACCTTATTGATTATTCTATAAATAAATTAACTAAATAATAAAGATATGGAGTAAAAATAATGGCATCTGGAGAAGTCTTTGTTGCTTTGTTTGCTGTTGCAACTGCTGTCGCAATAATTATTCGCTGGCTAAAAGTTCCTTATACTGTTGCATTAGTAGCAACAGGTTTAGTTTTAGGGACTACTCACACATTAGAACCTCCACATCTTTCTAAAGAATTGCTTTACTCTCTTTTTTTGCCAGGTCTGCTTTATGAAGCAGCTTTTCATTTAGAATTTAAGGATTTTTGGAAAAATAAATTAGCTG from Blastocatellia bacterium includes these protein-coding regions:
- a CDS encoding cation:proton antiporter, which gives rise to MFWSGSESGKVIFSLFVIFLAAKLSAEIFERIRQPAVVGEILAGVLIGPSLLGLVQQTELTKALAEIGVMILLFTVGLEISPKALFQVGKRAFLVAVLGVMVPFFAGWFLLELWGEPTIEGIFLGAAMVATSVGITARVLASLGVLSTQTSQVIMGAAVIDDVLGLIILSIVSSMAKGKINYGELILTAGLSIGFTLFMVFVGTKLVNKSRSSLERLKIGHAFFIFGLILCLGLSLLATYVGVAAIIGSFLAGMALSESTEDTELHLQSGAVMEFLLPFFLVGIGLQLDLTVFKDKQVIILTILATIIAVITKLIGCGLAALPMGRRQALQIGMGMVPRGEVGIIVAQIGLGLGVMSSALYGVVVFMSVATTLIAPPFLVQLFKDTNNKIIKEAKDQVIESDQDLSPIE
- a CDS encoding APC family permease encodes the protein MESTDNEVNNNLVNEVINNVEKSNIEKSNSNFAGWGTTQKIEDIGSEHIKVTHLDSGLAHKLGEWKSTAICGNDITSSCLYVSALCAIYAGPYAPVALACVAVVLYLFRNIYAEVGLALPLNGGAYNVLLNTTTKAKASIAACLTLLSYLATAVISANEAMHYAHNLWHGLNVFWATIILLGIFAILNLIGISESAIVALFLFVFHIATLVLLSFCVSILLFKDLSIFWSNWQTPTPDGILKAIFFGFSAAMLGISGFESSANFIEEQQQGVFPKTLRNMWIAVAIFNPLISLLSLGILPLSQIANHKEDLLAQMGLLSAGRWLQVWVSINAVLVLSGAVLTSYVGVTGLIRRMALDRCLPQFLLEENKWRSTNHWIILLFFALCCSVLVITGGRIETLAGVYTLSFLCVMALFAVGNMLLKIKRDRLPREIRASWGAVAIAFIAVIIGLIGNLLINPAYVRVFLIYFGIAFLVVEIMFLRVQILKAILAISQMMVEKVNYLNQKIANTIISGINQINNQTVIFFSRGDSLPTLNQAALYVLQNEQSKRLLVLHCYDTEEDIPKEFVGQLNIIDRIYPELRIDLIMIKGKFGPELIEKVSKRLKVPKNYMFIGTPSDRFPHNIAELGGVRLIM